In Romboutsia lituseburensis, a genomic segment contains:
- a CDS encoding CGGC domain-containing protein: protein MKKVAIYICGEVSKRCTANGCLRAFNEVEDSFSIYEDEGCKLVAVNTCNGCDEKPLETLSVKIEKLQKADVDTIHLSSCLRSRCKHYEEYVNEFAKYFDVIGYTHGSKEGKKNNNINKSCINSKNK from the coding sequence ATGAAAAAAGTTGCAATATATATATGTGGTGAAGTTTCTAAAAGATGTACAGCAAATGGATGCTTAAGAGCTTTTAATGAAGTAGAAGATTCTTTTAGTATATATGAAGATGAAGGTTGTAAGTTAGTAGCAGTAAATACTTGTAATGGATGTGATGAAAAACCATTAGAAACTTTAAGTGTAAAAATAGAGAAGCTTCAAAAAGCAGATGTAGATACAATACATTTATCAAGTTGTTTAAGATCAAGGTGTAAACACTATGAAGAATATGTTAATGAATTTGCAAAGTATTTTGATGTTATTGGATATACACATGGTTCAAAAGAAGGTAAAAAGAATAACAATATAAATAAAAGCTGTATAAATTCTAAAAATAAATAG
- the lexA gene encoding transcriptional repressor LexA produces MNKKGSKTTQEQLTFEVINKKQKNKKNIQSYNIYDCIEKYKYVGIENYKEYLFEKDTSLNKCVISSITGEEVDSLKLPLLSEISAGAPIYMNEEYEEYFYIPNEVIRSNKDLFMLKVKGDSMINADIDDGDYVVIKKDNNLNKRSIVAVEVDGHATLKKFEVQGNKLILLPENINYEPIVVSVDEARIIGRAIGVVKCNVK; encoded by the coding sequence ATGAATAAAAAAGGGTCAAAAACTACACAAGAGCAACTTACATTTGAAGTAATTAATAAAAAACAAAAAAATAAAAAAAATATACAAAGTTATAATATATATGATTGTATAGAAAAATATAAGTATGTAGGAATAGAGAATTATAAAGAGTATTTATTTGAAAAAGATACATCGCTAAATAAGTGTGTTATATCATCTATTACAGGTGAGGAAGTAGATTCTTTAAAGTTACCATTATTGAGTGAGATATCAGCAGGAGCGCCAATATATATGAATGAAGAATATGAAGAATATTTTTATATTCCTAATGAGGTTATAAGGTCAAATAAAGATTTATTTATGCTTAAAGTTAAGGGAGACAGTATGATTAATGCAGATATTGATGATGGAGATTATGTTGTTATAAAAAAGGATAACAATCTTAATAAAAGAAGCATCGTAGCTGTAGAAGTAGATGGACATGCTACCCTTAAAAAATTTGAAGTACAGGGGAATAAATTAATATTATTGCCTGAAAATATAAATTATGAACCAATAGTAGTAAGTGTTGATGAAGCTAGGATTATAGGGCGTGCAATTGGTGTTGTAAAGTGTAATGTGAAATAG
- a CDS encoding DUF4878 domain-containing protein: MKNKLKLMVMILISMVVLTGCGSKSPSEVVDIYFKEVKKGENSDLEKYVFENMGKNKKSEENKNPKMEEALNEYMSKIDIKVLKEEIKDDKALVDVELTGPNFANITMELLQESLANAFNGVEVKSDDMSNTILEKVKSGKIETRKGKINLTKVDKEWKIKNDEDSMSLILGKSDTLKNTSN, from the coding sequence ATGAAAAATAAACTAAAATTAATGGTAATGATATTAATATCTATGGTTGTACTAACAGGATGTGGGAGTAAAAGTCCTAGTGAGGTTGTAGATATATACTTTAAGGAAGTTAAAAAAGGGGAGAATTCTGATTTAGAAAAATATGTCTTTGAAAATATGGGGAAAAATAAAAAAAGTGAAGAAAATAAAAATCCTAAAATGGAAGAGGCATTAAATGAATATATGTCTAAGATAGATATAAAAGTACTAAAAGAAGAAATAAAAGATGATAAGGCTTTAGTAGATGTAGAATTAACTGGACCTAATTTCGCAAATATAACAATGGAGCTTTTACAAGAAAGCTTAGCTAATGCTTTTAATGGAGTTGAGGTAAAGTCAGATGATATGAGTAATACTATTTTAGAGAAAGTTAAAAGTGGTAAGATAGAGACTAGAAAAGGTAAGATTAATTTAACTAAGGTTGATAAAGAATGGAAGATAAAAAATGATGAAGACTCAATGTCACTAATTCTTGGAAAATCAGATACATTAAAAAATACATCTAATTAA
- a CDS encoding MATE family efflux transporter encodes MIDMTNGDCNKSILKFALPMIIGNVFQQIYNLVDSIIVGKFIGANALAAVGSSFAIVVFLNSIIIGLAMGVGIMLAQYYGSKEMDKFKETIITSLIFIGGATIFIISISLFGINKILELFNMPAELASDSKKYLIIIILGLIFTFIYNLSTALLRSIGDSKRPLYFLIIASLINIILDLVFVLKLNLGVEGVAIATVIAQSVSAILSSIYVYRKIDFIKISKCDIKISKNIFKEVIRYSVLTSIQQSIMNFGILIVQGLVNTFGATVMAAFAAGVKVDSIAYMPVQDFGNAFSTFVAQNKGAGKIDRIKDGVRSSIKVIIIFCVITSSLIIIFSKDIMLLFINKNETEVIALGVEYISVVAIFYVLIGFLFMFYGLFRGIGLLSISIVLTIVSLGTRVVLAYVLSATKLGASGIWWSIPIGWALADIIGAICIKLKLGKIVNENRLEV; translated from the coding sequence ATGATAGATATGACTAATGGAGATTGTAATAAGTCTATTTTAAAGTTTGCATTACCTATGATTATAGGTAATGTATTTCAACAAATTTATAACTTAGTAGACAGTATAATAGTTGGGAAATTTATAGGAGCAAATGCCTTGGCAGCTGTAGGGTCATCATTTGCTATTGTAGTATTTTTAAATTCTATAATAATTGGATTAGCCATGGGTGTAGGGATTATGCTTGCTCAGTATTATGGGTCAAAGGAAATGGATAAGTTTAAAGAAACTATAATTACCTCACTAATATTTATAGGTGGAGCTACGATATTTATAATTAGTATTTCCCTTTTTGGAATAAATAAAATACTAGAGTTATTTAATATGCCTGCTGAATTAGCTAGTGACTCAAAGAAGTACTTAATAATAATTATATTAGGATTAATATTTACGTTTATATATAACTTATCAACTGCATTATTAAGATCTATCGGAGATTCAAAAAGACCATTATACTTTTTAATAATAGCATCTCTAATAAATATAATATTAGATTTAGTATTTGTCTTGAAACTTAATTTAGGGGTAGAAGGTGTTGCTATAGCTACAGTAATAGCACAATCAGTTTCTGCTATATTGAGTAGTATATATGTGTATAGAAAAATTGATTTTATAAAAATATCCAAGTGTGATATAAAAATAAGCAAAAATATATTTAAAGAAGTTATTAGATACTCTGTATTAACATCAATACAACAGTCGATTATGAACTTTGGAATACTCATAGTGCAAGGATTAGTAAATACATTTGGAGCAACTGTTATGGCGGCATTTGCTGCAGGGGTTAAAGTTGACTCTATTGCATATATGCCTGTACAGGATTTTGGCAATGCATTTTCTACATTTGTTGCTCAAAACAAAGGCGCAGGAAAAATAGATAGAATAAAAGATGGAGTAAGAAGTTCCATTAAAGTGATAATTATATTTTGCGTAATTACATCATCCTTAATAATTATATTTTCAAAAGATATAATGCTTTTATTTATAAATAAAAATGAAACTGAAGTAATAGCTTTAGGAGTAGAGTATATTTCAGTGGTAGCAATTTTTTATGTACTAATTGGATTTTTATTTATGTTTTATGGGTTATTTAGAGGGATAGGATTATTAAGTATATCTATAGTATTAACTATCGTATCACTTGGAACTAGAGTTGTTTTAGCATATGTATTATCGGCAACAAAGCTAGGAGCTAGCGGTATATGGTGGTCTATTCCAATTGGTTGGGCTTTAGCAGATATTATAGGAGCTATATGTATAAAATTAAAATTAGGGAAAATTGTTAATGAAAATAGATTAGAAGTATAA